The Nycticebus coucang isolate mNycCou1 chromosome 5, mNycCou1.pri, whole genome shotgun sequence genome window below encodes:
- the VIP gene encoding VIP peptides: METRNKPQLLVLLALSSVLFSQTWARPPLAGPPSLRLGDGITFEEANEPDQLSLRTDADILQTVLAENDTPYYDVSRNARHADGVFTSDYSRLLGQISAKKYLESLIGKRVSSNISEDPVLIKRHSDAVFTDNYTRLRKKIAAMKYLNSVLNGKRSENESPESEN, from the exons ATGGAAACCAGGAATAAGCCCCAGCTCCTTGTGCTGCTGGCACTTTCCTCTGTGCTCTTCTCCCAGACGTGGGCCAGGCCTCCTCTCGCAGGGCCTCCTTCTCTGAG GTTGGGGGATGGAATAACATTTGAAGAAGCAAATGAACCTGATCAACTTTCATTAAGAACAGATGCTGACATATTGCAAACTGTGTTAGCTGAAAACGACACACCCTATTATGATGTGTCCAg AAATGCCAGACACGCTGATGGAGTTTTCACCAGTGACTATAGCAGACTATTGGGTCAAATTTCTGCCAAAAAATATCTGGAGTCTCTTATTGGAAAACGAGTTAG CAGTAACATCTCAGAAGACCCTGTCCTAATCAAACGTCACTCAGATGCAGTCTTCACTGATAACTATACtcgtcttagaaaaaaaatagctgcaatGAAATACTTGAACTCAGTTCTGAATGGAAAGAGGAG TGAGAATGAATCTCCTGAgtcagaaaattga